In Desulfosudis oleivorans Hxd3, the DNA window CCTCGCTTTCAAAGATGACCGGCAAACAGGTGATTGTCGATATCGCTCAGGATCCGACCCTGATCGGGGGTATCGTGACAAAGGTAGGGGATATGGTACTGGATGGCAGCATCAAGACCCAGTTGTCAAATATGAAAGAATCTTTAAAAAAGGGTGAGAGAGTCTAATGGAAATACGAGCCGAAGAGATCAGTCAGATTATCAAAGAGCAGATTAGGGGTTTCGACAAAAAGGTCGAATTGAGCGAAACAGGCGTCGTCCTCTCTGTTGGTGACGGTATCGCCCGGGTGTATGGCCTGGAAAAGGTCATGACCATGGAGCTGGTCGAGTTTCCCGGCGGCATTCTGGGGCTGGTGCTCAACCTTGAAGAGGACAACGTGGGCGTGGCCATCATGGGCGAAGATACCAACATCAAGGAGGGCGATATCGTCAAGCGGACCGGGCGCATCGCCCAGGTGCCCGTTGGCGAGGCCGTTCTGGGCCGCGTGGTGGATACCACCGGCGCGCCCATTGACGGCAAGGGCCCCATCAACGCCAGTGAAACCCGGCGCATCGAAGTGGTGGCGCCCGGCGTTATCGCCAGAAAGAGCGTGCACGAGCCGTGCTACACCGGCCTGAAGGCCGTTGACGCCATGACCCCGGTGGGCCGTGGCCAGCGCGAGCTGATCATCGGCGACCGCCAGATCGGCAAGACCGCCGTGGCCATCGACGCCATTCTGGCCCAGAAGGACACGGACGTTTACTGCATCTACGTTGCCTGCGGCCAGAAGAAATCTTCGGTGGCCCAGGTGGCGGCCATCCTGGAAAAGCACGGCGCCATGGAGTACACCACCATCGTTGCCGCCTGCGCTTCCGATCCCGCCTCCCTTCAGTATCTGGCCCCTTATGCCGGATGCTCCATGGGCGAGTATTTCCGGGACAACGGCAAGCACGCCCTGATCATTTACGACGACCTTTCCAAGCAGGCCGCCGCCTACCGTCAGGTCTCCCTGCTCCTGCGCCGCCCGCCGGGACGTGAAGCCTATCCGGGCGACATTTTTTACAACCACTCCCGTCTGCTGGAGCGGGCCGCCAAGCTGAACGACGAGCTGGGCGCCGGTTCCCTCACGGCCCTTCCCATTATTGAGACCCAGGCCGGTGACGTGTCGGCCTTTATTCCCACCAACGTTATTTCCATTACCGACGGGCAGATCTACCTGGAACCGAACCTGTTCTTCGCCGGTATCCGTCCGGCCATCAACGTGGGTCTTTCAGTCTCCCGCGTCGGCGGCGCGGCTCAGGTCAAGGCCATGAAGCAGGTGGCCGGTACCCTGCGCCTGGACATGGCCCAGTTCCGCGAACTGGAAGCGTTTGCCGCCTTCGGCAGCGACCTGGACGCCGCCACCCAGCGGCAGCTGACCCGCGGCGCCCGGCTGGTGGAAATTCTCAAGCAGCCCCAGTATAAGCCCCTGTCCATGGAAAAGCAGGTCACCATTCTTTTTGCCGGCACCAACGGGCACCTGGACGAACTGCCCCTGGATGCCATTGCCGCTTATGAAGCCGGTCTTTATACCTTTATCGAGACCAAATACCCGCAGGTTTTTGCCGACCTGAAGGAGAAGCAGGCCTTTACGGATGAGATCAAACAGACCCTGACAAAAGCACTGGGTGAATACGGACAGGAGTTCAAGGACACGATCAAATAATTCAGAAAGCCTTGCTTTGAGGGCACATAAGGGTAGTGACATATGCCATCTTTAAAAGAAGTCCAACTGAAAATAAAGGGTGTCAAGCAGACCAAGAAGATCACCAAGGCCATGAACATGGTGGCCACTTCCAAGCTGCGCGGCGCACAGACCAACATGGAGGCATTCCGGCCCTATGCGGAGAAGTTTGCCGAGGTGCTGGGCAGCCTGGCCGCCAAGGCCGGAGAGGAGACCAGCCCGCTGCTGGTTCCCAAAGAGTCGGTAAAGC includes these proteins:
- the atpA gene encoding F0F1 ATP synthase subunit alpha encodes the protein MEIRAEEISQIIKEQIRGFDKKVELSETGVVLSVGDGIARVYGLEKVMTMELVEFPGGILGLVLNLEEDNVGVAIMGEDTNIKEGDIVKRTGRIAQVPVGEAVLGRVVDTTGAPIDGKGPINASETRRIEVVAPGVIARKSVHEPCYTGLKAVDAMTPVGRGQRELIIGDRQIGKTAVAIDAILAQKDTDVYCIYVACGQKKSSVAQVAAILEKHGAMEYTTIVAACASDPASLQYLAPYAGCSMGEYFRDNGKHALIIYDDLSKQAAAYRQVSLLLRRPPGREAYPGDIFYNHSRLLERAAKLNDELGAGSLTALPIIETQAGDVSAFIPTNVISITDGQIYLEPNLFFAGIRPAINVGLSVSRVGGAAQVKAMKQVAGTLRLDMAQFRELEAFAAFGSDLDAATQRQLTRGARLVEILKQPQYKPLSMEKQVTILFAGTNGHLDELPLDAIAAYEAGLYTFIETKYPQVFADLKEKQAFTDEIKQTLTKALGEYGQEFKDTIK